The genome window GAATGAAGGAAGCGAGGTGAAAAACCTCCACGATCCCGTCACTGTGAGCAGGGACAAACCTGAATCATGCCACTGGAAGCAAGAAGCTGACCGGGAAGGCTCAGGGGAGAATGAACTGCAAGTCAGGATACTTCTTATGAACCGGTTTCCGGGGCTTTAACAGCCTCGCCGTATGCCGCATTTCGCACTTCGTGGATTAAGTCGAATGTATTAAACACTTTAACTTAATACTGAACCGGGTCATCCGGTTCCACAAAGGAGAAACAAGATGGCTGATCTCGAACAGATTTCCGAAATGATGCAGAAAGGTAAAGCTAAAGAGGTAAAAGAATTATGTCAGGAAGCCTTGGATGCAGGCATTTCGGCTCAAACGATTCTGGATGACGCTCTGCTGGCTGCCATGAATATCGTCGGAATAAAATTCAAAAACAATCAGGTATTCGTTCCCGAAGTTCTCATTGCCGCCCGTGCTATGAATGCTGGACTGGAAATACTGAAATCAGAACTCGAAGCCGGCGAGTCTGAAGTAAAAGGGAAAGTTGTCCTGGGTACAGTAAAAGGAGACCTTCATGACATCGGCAAAAACCTTGTTAAAATCATGTTGGAAGGGAAGGGACTGGAGGTCATTGACCTGGGCACTGACGTATCACCCGAACAATACGTAGAAGCAGCCAAGACTAACAATGCCAATATCATTGCCGTATCTGCCCTACTGACAACAACAATGACCCAGATGGAAAACGTTGTGAAAGCGGCTGAAGATGCCGGAATCAGGGATAAGATCACCATCATGATCGGAGGAGCTCCCGTAACCCAGTCCTTCTGTGATTCCATCGGAGCCGACATCTATACTCCCGATGCATCCACTGCAGCTGATAAAGCTATGGAAGTTTGCTTAAAATAAGATCTAACTCTTCAGTTGGCTTTAAACAACTATTGAATTACAATAAAACTCCGGTACTACCGGAGTTTTTTTATACCCGAGAGATCCTGGGGGAGTCTTTGAAAGAAACTAAAATCCGGAATTGAACTGGTTAAGGAGATGAATATGAAAATAAGCAAAAAAATCTTTGGAACTCTTCCCGATGGAAGTAAGGCTGATCTCTATACACTGGAAGGAAATAACGGATTTGTTGTACAGTTTACAAGCTTCGGCGGCATCATCACCTCCATTCAATATCCGAATAGAAAAGGCAAAGTTGAAGAGCTGACCCTCGGTTTTGATACCTTGGAAGAATACACCAAAACCCGTTATTATTTTGGTGCTTCCATTGGACGTTTTGGCAACCGTATTGCCAATGGACGTTTTACCCTGGAAGGAAGAGAGTACACATTGCCTCAAAATAATGGAACAAACTGTCTCCATGGAGGGTTAGATCATGCCTTTGACAGAAAAAACTGGCTCACGACTCCCTTTGAGAACAAAGACTCCGTTGGTGTCATTCTCAATTCATTCAGCCCGGACGGAGAGGAAGGGTTTCCGGGAAACTTGAGTACCACCATGACCTACACACTGACCTATAAAGGGGAGCTGATACTGGACTACAAGGCTGTGACAGACAAGGCGACCCCGGTTAACCTGACAAATCATACCTACTTCAACCTATCCGGGATAGCAACAGGTACAATTCTGGACCATAGACTGCAGTTGGATTGCCCTTTTTATCTACCAGTGGATGAGAATCTGATCCCCACCGGTGAGATTCTATCTGTTAAGAATACAGAAATGGATTTTACAACAGAAGAGGCCATTGGGACCCGCATTGATCAGGTGGCTGGCGGCGGCTACGACCACTGCTATGTCCTGCCTTCCGGCCGTGAAGTGAGGAAGTATGGAACAGTCTATGACCCGCACTCAGGCAGAATCATGAATGTGTTTACAGATCAGCCGGGAGTTCAACTCTATACGGGAAATTCTCTTGATAATGTGAAAGGACGGGGATCTCAGGTTTATAAAAAGAATGGAGGGTTCTGCCTGGAAACACAAATGTTTCCAGACTGCGTGAATCAGACCCATTTCCCCGACTGTATCTTAAGGCCAGGAGAAGTGTACTCTCATACCAGCGCCTATCAATTTTCAGTGAAAAAAGTGTGACCTATAATGAGTCCGGCTATTCTTCGAGTTCAGCCGGTTCGTCTCCTGGAAGCATGATGGTAAAGATGCATCCCTCCCCTTCTCGGCTTTGAACCGTCACCCGGCCTCCATGAATCTGGGAGATATGCTTCACAATGGATAATCCTAGTCCTGTTCCGCCCATTTCACGACTCCTAGCCTTATCGACTCTGTAAAACCTCTCGAATATCCGTTCAAGGTCTTTTTCTGGAATACCAAATCCCTGATCTTTGACTTCTATACAGATATGTGACTCTTTATAATAGCCCCTGACTCTGACTGTCTTATCGGGAAGACTGTATTTCACGGCATTTTCAATGAGATTTGTCACAGCCTGTTCCAATAAAACAGGATGAGCAGACAGCTGACAGCCGGGGGCACACTCCACTTCAATGACAGTATTCTTATCACCTGCTTTTTGCTGACAAAGAGAAACAGCACTGGAAAGAAGGTCACCCAGGGAGAAGGACTCTTTATGGAAACGGCGGCGACCATCCTCGATCCTAGAGAGGGTCAAAAGGTCATCGATGAGGGCACTCAGATTACGGGTCTGACGAAACATGATTTCGACAAACTCCTTAGCCTTTTCAGGGTACTCCAAAGCTCCCGAACGCAGGGTCTCGGCATAGCCCATGATGGACGTTACCGGGGTTTTTAGCTCATGAGAGACATTGGCTACAAAATCTTTGCGCATGATCTCCAGTTTCTTGATATTTGTAATATCATTCATCACAAGCAGTACAGTAGGGGGAGTATCCTCATCCCTGAAAAGAGCATCGGCATTGATCTGCAGGTACACATCTTTGTCCTGATAATGAATGATGGCCTCCTGAGGCTCTCCTGTTTTCAGTGTCTTTTCGGCTAATTCACAGGTTTCAACAGATTTCATGACCTGAAGGATACCTTTCCCCAAGTAGGACAAACCATCTCCCGGTTCTAACATAGCCAAGGCAGCAGGGTTCATCTCCTTGACCTCCAGCCTGTGATTCAGCAACACAACCGGCTCCCTCATGCTGTTGAGCATCCCCAACAATTCATTTTTCTGATAAGTGATTGTATTGATTTTATCCTGAAGCTGACGCCCCATGGCATTGATAGACCTGGTGAGTGATATGGCTTCACGGGAGCCAGACACATCCAGCTCCACACCAAAATTTCCCTGGGCGAACTCTCCTGCTACATCCTTTACAGAGCTCATGGTAGCACTAAGGCGCCGGGCAATGAGGACAGTCAAAATTCCACCTAGAATGAGGACAACTATAAAAATAAAAAGGATCTGCTCATATATCCTGTCCAGGTCATCCTGAATATGATCTATAGACTGGGAAAGCCTGATCACAATGTCATTTCTATCGTCATAGACAGCGGTATACAGCATCATCATGGAGACAGTACTGCTGTAGCGTGTAGAACTTCCCCAGCCATCTCTGAAGGCCATTTGGATTTCCGGTCTGAAAAAATGGTTATCCATGCTGTCCTTGTCTTCTGATGTATCTGAGAGAACAGATCCCTCTCTATTGATGATGGTCATCCGGGCATCCGTTCCATCAATAAGAGTTTCACTGTACTTTTGAGCTGCCTGTTCTGTAAGAAAGCCTGATGGGGGAATCAGATTCACGGCCATACGGTTCATGGCCATTTGATGTTGCAGGGTTTCCCTGTTCATACCTTTTTTAACGACTCCGATCGTTACGGCAAAATACAGGACGACGGTTATGAGGAGTAAAATGAAGATGGTATAAAATAGCTGTTGAAAAAATGATTTTCTGTACACAATGCTCCCTTCGATGAGTGGATACTCTTCGGGTTCCTTCTGGAACAGGATAGTAGCCCTCTCCCGGTCAGTCAATGAAGACAAACTTTAATAATCTCATCATACATGTTCCCAGGGGGTGTATCATGTTAGATTATTGTTAGGTTTCTGTTAAATCAATTTTTTATTGTCATTTTAAATACCTGGTTTATCCTTTTTGAAACTGTTTATAGGATGATAAGAAAAAGAGTGAAAATGCGTTGACAAATTTTTGGCTCTTGGGTATTATTCCAACACCAATTACGCGGTAGTGGTGGAATTGGTAGACACGCCAGCTTGAGGGGCTGGTGCTGGCAACGGCGTGGAGGTTCAAGTCCTCTCTACCGCATTAGAAAAACCCTGAGTGCATTTATGTGCTCAGGTTTTTTTTATGTCCAAAAAGAAGAAGACTTGAACTGGACCTTTAGGCCCAATCAGATAATGAATAAAGCAGTCAGTGACGAGACTATGGAGAGACAGAAGAAATGGAAGGACTTATCCCCACTAACCTGAGAGAATGACTTCATCTTTAGAGACTAAGAAGCAACTGATTTCAGCATAAAAAAATCAAAAGTTGTGACAACTATGTTGAAACATTCCGCAGTCCAGGTAGATTACCGGATAAACCGCATCTAACGGCCGGTTCTGCCAGGCAACAACATCTTCCATCACACCATCAGTAATTTTTGAAATCAGAGTATGTGAGACTTCAACATCGTACATTTCCTTGAACGTGTCAGCGATATCTCTTGTTGTCATGCCCTTGGCATAGAGAGTGAGAATATTGCTATCCAAATCAATTTCTGAAGTATCTGTTTTTAAAGTTTTCTGGGTATAACCATTCCGAGAGTTCTCTGAAGGTCGCTGACCATTCTTTTTCTCTCCAAGATGTTCCTCCATCTCAATCTCAAGAATGCGTTCCATGGCAACCTTGGCCAACATTTTGGTCATATCTGAGATATCCTGCGGTGTCTTCAGGTTCTTGGCTAGTTTATCAGCCAACTCGTTAAAATCATCTGTGTCGTACAATATAAAAGCTCCTATATTCTTATATCAAAGATTAAGAGCTTTACACAAATTTATTTACAGGCTCGTGATCAAGAGCTTCTTGGCGGATTAAACTGTTAAATCTTTCCACATATGCATTCATGTATGGAGCATAGGAACAGATATCAACTCCCGGAATTCCAACCCAGCCATAGTCGATTGAAGTAAACTGTGTAGCATTGTCATGGATTATTGCTACCTACTGATCTGAAAAATCCTCATAGAAGAGCGCAAACCTCTATTTTAAAAACTCCCGACAAGGGGTATCGGTCAGATCATACCTGATTATCCCTCTTGATTAGAGTTCAAGAATCTCCTTCAGCTTCCATTGGACTGAATCTTACACTGCTTCCGAAAAGGTCTGAATTATAATGAAGCAGTGAAGTTATGAAATTGAACATATTTGAATATCAGCAGTCTTTTATTTAAAAGGATTTCTACATTAGTTGATAAAGCCATAGCACAGGGTTGAAGATCTACTTTCTCTGTATAAGGTCTATTTTCATACCTAGAAAAAAGATTATTTTAACTAATTCTACCGAATTGATGCATTTCTCTTCATTAGTATACTTTTAGATACTACTATCTATAATAACACCTACTTGACTTTATCAAATGTATACCTATTATTGACAGCATAAAAGAGTAAAATATTTTAGGAGTAGTAAGATGAAAACATATGGATATATGAGAGCCCACGATATTCAGAATTTTTCGATAGAAGAAATGAATATAAAGACAGCAGAGCCAGGCTCACTGGATGTTATTGTGCGGGTGAAGGCAATATCCTTTAATCCCGTAGATACCAAGATTAGAGAAGTGAGAAGCAGTGAAGATGAACAACCGCAAATCCTGGGTTGGGATGCCTCTGGTATTATTGAAGAACTGGGTTCTGAAGTTACGAGTTTCTCTAAGGGAGATGAGGTATTTTATGCGGGAGACCTCACCCGTCCAGGCAGCTATTCCGAATTACAGGCAGTAGATTATCGTTTAATAGCCAAAAAGCCTGTATCCATAAGTCACAATGAAGCAGCAGCCCTCCCCTTAACTTCAATAACTGCATGGGAAGCTCTCTTTGAAAGGGGTTTTGAATATACAGCAGAGACAAAGGTTCTTATTATCGGTGGTGCTGGTGGAGTTGGATCAATGGCGACTCAACTTCTTAAAGCACTAACCCCTGCGACTGTCATTGTTACCGCCTCACGTGAGGAAACACAGGATTGGTGCGGCAGCATGGGAGCTGATTATGTAATAGGCCGCGATATAGAGAAAGACCTGATCGAGAAAGGTATAGATCAGGTGGATATTGTGTTTAGCACCACTCATACTGACCAATATCTTGATGTCATACAGAGTATTCTTCGACCCTTTGGAAGTCTTGTACTCATTGACGATCCTGAGAAACTGGATATTGTTTCATTTAAAGTAAAGGCACTATCTGTACATTGGGAATTAATGTTTACAAAATCCATGTTTGGTTATCACCCGGAACAGCAGGGACAGTTCTTTGCAAAGCTCGCGACCCTGGTGGATCAGGGAAAAGTAAAATCAACTATAAATATGACACTTCCTAATTCAATTGACAGTATCCGTAAAGCTCATAAATTACTCGAGAGTGGAAAATCAATAGGCAAAATTGTAATGGAACGTTCATAAAATGAAATACACCGGTCCCCTTTTCAGACCTCCACTCGAGGCAAATACAGTACTACTTCAGGTGTCTGTTGCTTGCGCCCGTGACAAAGAGAGAATGATCAGGGCAATTGATGATTCAATTAAACAAACAGATAATGAGTTCTTAAACAGCGTTGATGCACGGAACTCACTATAAATAAACAAGATAAGGAATATAAAAATGGATGCAGTTACATTACTGAGAGAAAGAAGAAGTATAAGAGCTTTTAAAGATGAAGTAATAGATAGAGAGATCATGAAAAAGATTATTGACAATGCAATTTATTATCCCAGTTGGGCGAACACTCAGACAGCAAGATATACCTTAATTGATGACAAAGAAATTGTTAAAAAACTGGCTGAAGAAGGAATGTTCGGACCAAATATAAAGACTGTGGGTAAGGCACCTGCAGCATTAGTTATCAGCTATGTGAATGGATTTACGGGAAAGGCTCCCGGTGGAAATGAATTTGTAACGAAAAAAGGAGCATCCTGGGATATGTTTGATGCAGGAATTGCCAGTCAAAACTTTTGTCTTGCAGCATATGAAAAAGGTGTTGGTACTGTTATCATGGGCCTTTTTGATGAAGATAAAGTATCAGAGATTATTGATCTACCAGAAAATGAAACAGTGGCAGCCGTTATCCCCTATGGATATGAAACTAAACACCCCAAGGCAGCACCACGAAAAGCAATTGATGAAGTAGTAAGATATATTTAAGGAATTAGCGCTTATGGATATTACAGATTACCTGAGAATTGTTGCAGATGAAATACATTCTGTTGTTGTCGCAACAGTTGATGAGAAAGATTTACCCTCTACAAGGGTTATCGATATTATGCTCTATGATGAAAATGGCTTGTATTTTTTAACTGCTAAAGGAAAAGTCTTTTACAAACAGCTTATGGAAAAAAGCTATCTATCTTTAAGCGCTATGACTTCCGGTCCGGATACTATGTCACGAAAAGCAATTTCAATATCTGGAAACATCAGAAACATTGGATCTGATAGGTTGGAAGAAATTTTCAAAAAAAATGCCTATATGAATGAGATCTATCCAAGTAAAGCAAGCCGAGAGGCTCTTGAGGTTTTCTGCCTTTATCGTGGACAGGGAGAATACTTTGATCTCAGCACAAAGCCTATCACCCGGGACAGTTTTGTTCTGGGTGGCGCTCCACTGCAGAAAGGGGGATTTTTGATCACAGAAAAATGTAGCAGCTGTGGAATCTGTATTGAAAAATGTCCTCAGGATTGCATTGATCAAGGAAGTCCCTATAAAATAAATCAGGAACACTGCCTTCACTGTGGAAACTGTTTTGATGTTTGCCCTGTAAATGCCGTTATCAAGGCAGAAAGGATTTAAAATGGAAGTTGAAAAAAAGAAAGTATCCGCGGGTTGTCCTGTTGAAGCAGCTCTCAATGTAATCGGTGGTAAATGGAAAGGGATTGCCTTATACCATCTACTGGTAGACGGAACACTACGCTTTAATGAATTGAAACGAAGAGTTGGCAATGTTACACAAAGAATGCTTACAAAACAGCTAAGGGAACTTGAAGAAGATGGAATTATCAACCGACATGTGTATGCCGAAGTCCCACCGAAAGTAGAATACAGCCTCACAGAGAAAGGTGAAACTCTTCGTCCCATTCTGATTGGCCTAAGAGAATGGGGAATGGCAAATGCTTTTCCAGAGTTTTTAGAGAAAAATAGTACTGCCAGCAATGATAAATAGCTGAGGATTATCTAAGAACCGCTTTCCATAAAAATATTCTGCTATAGTATAATCTTTTAGAATATTTTAAGAACAGCAGGTGTAACTATTGACATTACACCAAAGAACCATTATCTTAGGTGTAACATATCTAGTTACATCTAAGAAGAGAGGATAAAATGAGACTAAGAGAATATGCAGATGCAATATCTTTATATACTTCTGTATCCAGACCGGAAATAATATCCCGGAAAGATGAGTTAATCTCCACTCTTAACAAAGCAATCAATTTTCTCAGTAATGAACAAAAATCATATTCTAAGATTCCGTTGGATCTGGAGGAAAAGAAGAAGAACCTCAGGGGTCTATTAAATCAGAGAATGCCCGGAATAATCCCCAATGATATAAGCTTAATCCTTGACAGAATTCTCTGGACTGAAAGGGTTGAAAAAGGAATTGTAGAACTCAAAGAAACAGAGGCTGTATGGAGAGGAGATATTACACAACTACAGGTAGATGCCATTGTGAATGCAGCAAACAGTGATATGCTCGGATGTTTTCATCCTCTTCATGCCTGCATTGATAATGCCATACATTCTGCTGCCGGACCTCAATTAAGAGAAGACTGTCATAAAATAATGAAGCTCCAGGGCATCAGGGAGCAAACAGGATGTGCAAAAATAACAAAAGCTCATAACCTGCCCTCAAAATATGTGGTTCATACAGTAGGTCCCATTGTAGAATCTACACTAAGTGAAAAACACAGATCCCTACTGGCATCCTCATATAAATCCTGTCTTGATCTTGCATCCAACCTGGAAGACATAAGGAGTATAGCCTTCTGCTGTATCTCTACAGGAGTCTTTGGCTATCCCAAAGAAGAGGCCGCAATTACAGCAATTAAAGCAGTGAGAGAATGGAAAAAAGAAAATCCTGACAGATTTGACCGGATCATTTTCAATGTATTTACGGAGAAAGATTATGACATCTATAAAAGACATATTTAGACTGATAAACGAAACTAAAAATATACTGATTGGTGCCGGCTCAGGTCTCTCGGCAGCAGGTGGAATGCTGTATACAGACAAACCCTTCTTTGATAAACACTTCCCCGGGTATTCTGAAAGATATGGTCTGGGCTATACCTACGAAGCTGCCTTCCATAACTTCCCAACACTGGTAGAACAATACACATATTGGGCCAGACATATCAAAGAAATGAGAATTGATTTTCCTGTGGGCGCTGTATATACAAGGCTTTTGGAATTGCTTAAAGATAAGAACCATTTTGTAATTTCGACAAATGTTGATGGTCAGTTTGAAAAAGCTGGATTCGATAAGGAGAAACTATTTACGCCGCAAGGGGATTACTCCTTTTTCCAATGTTCTCGGCATTGCTGTGATCAATTGTATTCAAATAAGGAATGGTGTGATCAAATGCTGGATGGTATAAAAGATACCGACTTTGCCGGTCATAAAGACCATATCCCCTTTTGTCCTAATTGCGGAGAACTGCTGGCAGTCAATATCCGGAAAGATTCATTTTTTGTTGAGAAACCCTGGATGGCAAAACAGGAGGACTATGCCTCTTTTATTGATTCTACTAAAGGAGAAGAATTAGTACTCCTTGAACTTGGTGTGGGCTTTAATACGCCAACAATTATCAGATTACCCTTTGAAAAATTGGCTGCTGACAGAAAAAATATAAGTTTAATACGGGTTAATCAGGATAATACACAGTTATTTCTTAAAGAAGCTGAAATGAACTATCTAAGCGTGCAACAGCCAATTGAAAAATTCTTAATGGAATTATGAGGAACTGAATCAGTATGTGTCTATTTTTTGCAAACAGATGTAACTATCATAGTTACACATAGAATATTAACGTCAAACACGTATAGGAGAGTTTTATGAAAAAAAGTTTTATAGCCATGGTCATTTTGGAAGTATTGGGAATATTTATTTTTAGTGGATGTACCAGCATATCTGCAGAGAAGAAACTTACAAACAGTGATAAAGCATTACAGGTATTAAATAGTCTGGAAAGTGGAGATCCTGCTGCATTTGAAATTTGGGTCAGTGAAGATTCCTATACCCAGCATAATCTTACATTTCCTGATGGGAGACAAACTGTTCTGGATGCCTTGCCCTCACTTAAAAAAGCCGGAACAACTGTGGAAATCAAAAGGGTAATCACGGATGGAGACTTTGTTGCCCTTCATTCAGCGTACAATCTTTTTGGAGAGAAAGCAGGATTTGATATTTTCCGTTTTGAGAATGGTGTAATCGTTGAACACTGGGATAATCTGAGCTCTATAACGGCAGCCAACCCCAGCGGTCATACTCAGTTAGACGGTTCAATAGTGATCAAAGACAGAGAGCTGACAGATCAAAATAGAAGCCTTGTAAAAAACTTTGTTAATGATGTACTGATAGGTAAGAATCCCGGGAACATAACAAAGTATTTTGATGGTGATAAGTACATACAGCACAACTCAGGAATAGCAGATGGTCTGAGTGGATTAGGAACAGCTCTGGCATTTATGGCTGAAGCAGGAGTGACAATGACTTATGATGAGACTCATATGGTTATTGCAGAGGGTAACTTTGTGCTGACAGTAAGTGAAGGTTCATTTGCTGCTGAACACACTTCATTTTATGATTTATTCAGAGTTGAAAATGGGTTTATTGCGGAACATTGGGACATAATAGAAACTATTATTCCTGAATCAGAAAGAGCGAATACTAACGGAAAGTTCTAAAAAGTAATATTGGGATCTGAGATCACTATTTTGTCAGATCCCTTATACTTACACTGAAAGGAGTATGAAATGAGTCAGAATCTTAAATTAAACAAACAGAATGCCATAGCTTTTTATAAAATGTCCTATATGGGACAACCGTCTCAAGCAATTGAAAAATATGTTGGGGCAGAATATATACAACACAATCCGGCTGTAAAAAATGGGAAAAGTGGATTTATCAGCTACTTTGAACAGATGTTAAAAGAATATCCAGATAAAAAAATTGAGTTTGTAAGAGCCCTTGCAGAAGGTGACCAGGTAGCCCTTCACACTCACCAGACCTGGCCGGGAAATGATGAATATGTAACTATGGATTTTTTCCGATTTGATGATCATGGAAAAATTGTTGAACATTGGGACTCTATTCAGCAGATACCTGATAAGACAGAATGTGGTAACACAATGTACTAAAGGAGAATTACCTGACTAGCGAAGCAGTTGTCAGGTTTCTTCTTTTTGTTTAAATTACGAGGTAACAATGCAGATAGGTACAAAATTTTCAGTTTCAATTCATATTCTACTCAGTGTTGAAGTCTTTAAAAATGATTACAAAGTAACCAGTGATTTTATAGCCTCAAGTGTGAATACAAATCCAGTGGTAATAAGAAAGCTTATGAGCCTTCTGAGAAATGCCGGACTTATAGAAATTACCCAGGGAACCGGTGGCATAGAACTGACAAGAGCTCCCGATCAAATTTCCTTAAAAGACATTTACAAGGCAGTAGAACCACAAACGGAACTATTCAAGATTCATAAGGACACAGCTCCAGGCTGCCCTGTTGGTGGAAACATAGAACACCTACTGACCCCCTACTTCGCAAAACTACAAAGTTCTTTTAACGAGAATCTAAACACTGTCACCCTGGCAGATATGATGACATCCCTGGCCAATTTACATAAAAGATAGACATTTGCTGCAAGCAACTGAGTCGCAATTTATTATAGAATGAGCCGAACTTATGAGTTTGAATGACCAGAACAATTTGTTACTGATCACAGAATACCGCCCATCATAATCGATGGCAAATCTATTCTTTATAGATTTTCTGATAACACTGTTCACAGATTCTATCGCATTTGTCGTATAGATGATCCTGCTAATCAAGACTGTAGTCATTTTCACAAAACATGAATGTACCCATAGCCATATCCCTTTCACCATCTTCTACAACTTCTTAAGTTCCAGCATCTACCATAGAATAGATTGCCCTCTCAGTTGTTTGAAAAGTAATGACTACGTTACGGCCTTCAACATGAAAGAACCAATTATTGAATGGTGGGTTCTACTTTGAGCACTATCAAAAATTTCAAAAGCAGGTTTTAATTCTTCGTCTACAGGTTTCATTTCTTTAGTGATACCATCAGATTCAAGGACTTGATATCTTTCAATTAATTTGAAATTCCTGTCATATAGAAAATGGCTACCTACAACCATAGCTACAATACAAATTTTTCCACTATCAAGTCTTCAGATAAACCTGCTATTATGAGCATATATAGAAGCAATACAATTAATGTTTTCTTCATATTTTCCTCACTCTCTACATCCGGTATAATCAACTAAAACTTTGAATGATTGCCTCGTCTGTGGTCTATAACAATACTTTTCAACATTCACTCATTTTCAGGTCAGATGATTTTTACTTAATACTAAATTCGTGAAAAA of Oceanispirochaeta crateris contains these proteins:
- a CDS encoding corrinoid protein encodes the protein MADLEQISEMMQKGKAKEVKELCQEALDAGISAQTILDDALLAAMNIVGIKFKNNQVFVPEVLIAARAMNAGLEILKSELEAGESEVKGKVVLGTVKGDLHDIGKNLVKIMLEGKGLEVIDLGTDVSPEQYVEAAKTNNANIIAVSALLTTTMTQMENVVKAAEDAGIRDKITIMIGGAPVTQSFCDSIGADIYTPDASTAADKAMEVCLK
- a CDS encoding aldose epimerase family protein; amino-acid sequence: MKISKKIFGTLPDGSKADLYTLEGNNGFVVQFTSFGGIITSIQYPNRKGKVEELTLGFDTLEEYTKTRYYFGASIGRFGNRIANGRFTLEGREYTLPQNNGTNCLHGGLDHAFDRKNWLTTPFENKDSVGVILNSFSPDGEEGFPGNLSTTMTYTLTYKGELILDYKAVTDKATPVNLTNHTYFNLSGIATGTILDHRLQLDCPFYLPVDENLIPTGEILSVKNTEMDFTTEEAIGTRIDQVAGGGYDHCYVLPSGREVRKYGTVYDPHSGRIMNVFTDQPGVQLYTGNSLDNVKGRGSQVYKKNGGFCLETQMFPDCVNQTHFPDCILRPGEVYSHTSAYQFSVKKV
- a CDS encoding HAMP domain-containing sensor histidine kinase, whose translation is MSSLTDRERATILFQKEPEEYPLIEGSIVYRKSFFQQLFYTIFILLLITVVLYFAVTIGVVKKGMNRETLQHQMAMNRMAVNLIPPSGFLTEQAAQKYSETLIDGTDARMTIINREGSVLSDTSEDKDSMDNHFFRPEIQMAFRDGWGSSTRYSSTVSMMMLYTAVYDDRNDIVIRLSQSIDHIQDDLDRIYEQILFIFIVVLILGGILTVLIARRLSATMSSVKDVAGEFAQGNFGVELDVSGSREAISLTRSINAMGRQLQDKINTITYQKNELLGMLNSMREPVVLLNHRLEVKEMNPAALAMLEPGDGLSYLGKGILQVMKSVETCELAEKTLKTGEPQEAIIHYQDKDVYLQINADALFRDEDTPPTVLLVMNDITNIKKLEIMRKDFVANVSHELKTPVTSIMGYAETLRSGALEYPEKAKEFVEIMFRQTRNLSALIDDLLTLSRIEDGRRRFHKESFSLGDLLSSAVSLCQQKAGDKNTVIEVECAPGCQLSAHPVLLEQAVTNLIENAVKYSLPDKTVRVRGYYKESHICIEVKDQGFGIPEKDLERIFERFYRVDKARSREMGGTGLGLSIVKHISQIHGGRVTVQSREGEGCIFTIMLPGDEPAELEE
- a CDS encoding zinc-binding alcohol dehydrogenase family protein translates to MKTYGYMRAHDIQNFSIEEMNIKTAEPGSLDVIVRVKAISFNPVDTKIREVRSSEDEQPQILGWDASGIIEELGSEVTSFSKGDEVFYAGDLTRPGSYSELQAVDYRLIAKKPVSISHNEAAALPLTSITAWEALFERGFEYTAETKVLIIGGAGGVGSMATQLLKALTPATVIVTASREETQDWCGSMGADYVIGRDIEKDLIEKGIDQVDIVFSTTHTDQYLDVIQSILRPFGSLVLIDDPEKLDIVSFKVKALSVHWELMFTKSMFGYHPEQQGQFFAKLATLVDQGKVKSTINMTLPNSIDSIRKAHKLLESGKSIGKIVMERS
- a CDS encoding nitroreductase family protein; amino-acid sequence: MDAVTLLRERRSIRAFKDEVIDREIMKKIIDNAIYYPSWANTQTARYTLIDDKEIVKKLAEEGMFGPNIKTVGKAPAALVISYVNGFTGKAPGGNEFVTKKGASWDMFDAGIASQNFCLAAYEKGVGTVIMGLFDEDKVSEIIDLPENETVAAVIPYGYETKHPKAAPRKAIDEVVRYI
- a CDS encoding 4Fe-4S binding protein produces the protein MDITDYLRIVADEIHSVVVATVDEKDLPSTRVIDIMLYDENGLYFLTAKGKVFYKQLMEKSYLSLSAMTSGPDTMSRKAISISGNIRNIGSDRLEEIFKKNAYMNEIYPSKASREALEVFCLYRGQGEYFDLSTKPITRDSFVLGGAPLQKGGFLITEKCSSCGICIEKCPQDCIDQGSPYKINQEHCLHCGNCFDVCPVNAVIKAERI
- a CDS encoding winged helix-turn-helix transcriptional regulator — its product is MEVEKKKVSAGCPVEAALNVIGGKWKGIALYHLLVDGTLRFNELKRRVGNVTQRMLTKQLRELEEDGIINRHVYAEVPPKVEYSLTEKGETLRPILIGLREWGMANAFPEFLEKNSTASNDK
- a CDS encoding protein-ADP-ribose hydrolase, with the translated sequence MRLREYADAISLYTSVSRPEIISRKDELISTLNKAINFLSNEQKSYSKIPLDLEEKKKNLRGLLNQRMPGIIPNDISLILDRILWTERVEKGIVELKETEAVWRGDITQLQVDAIVNAANSDMLGCFHPLHACIDNAIHSAAGPQLREDCHKIMKLQGIREQTGCAKITKAHNLPSKYVVHTVGPIVESTLSEKHRSLLASSYKSCLDLASNLEDIRSIAFCCISTGVFGYPKEEAAITAIKAVREWKKENPDRFDRIIFNVFTEKDYDIYKRHI
- a CDS encoding SIR2 family NAD-dependent protein deacylase, which gives rise to MTSIKDIFRLINETKNILIGAGSGLSAAGGMLYTDKPFFDKHFPGYSERYGLGYTYEAAFHNFPTLVEQYTYWARHIKEMRIDFPVGAVYTRLLELLKDKNHFVISTNVDGQFEKAGFDKEKLFTPQGDYSFFQCSRHCCDQLYSNKEWCDQMLDGIKDTDFAGHKDHIPFCPNCGELLAVNIRKDSFFVEKPWMAKQEDYASFIDSTKGEELVLLELGVGFNTPTIIRLPFEKLAADRKNISLIRVNQDNTQLFLKEAEMNYLSVQQPIEKFLMEL